From one Danio rerio strain Tuebingen ecotype United States chromosome 19, GRCz12tu, whole genome shotgun sequence genomic stretch:
- the LOC137487295 gene encoding serine/threonine-protein kinase pim-2-like isoform X2, whose translation MALKRKRCSQGTQVYDFHTRTPPTSSANVAENHSPVGVGEEIEIQVRKKRRWESFEKPLSLYAEDDNQWMTFLCGQKRKRSCHSSHVNDFHPHTPQISITSLQSTDVAEESERKRRRTDSPEKLLSCKVQKSSSSSSQEDQTSVQIHKKSSEGDILDRYELGKEIGEGGFGSVYEGKHLEDGLEVAVKIARKPSNMKYINIAGHPEPLPLEIGLLILAHRGGKVPEIIELLDWQDQQDCYIMILERPSPCVDLLDFIMSLGSITELQAQKIMEQATTAGLMCCRRGVFHRDIKLENLLVNTDTLEVKLIDFGCGALLQDSGYDSFCGTKEYFPPEYYLDDEYHAEPSTVWSLGVLLFLLLCQRFPEVTDTQRIDDGNWTEPGLSEECCDLIQALLQENPSQRIPLEEIILHQWFKVKE comes from the exons ATGGCATTGAAAAGAAAGCGTTGTTCTCAAGGAACTCAGGTGTATGATTTCCATACTCGTACACCTCCAACATCCAGCGCCAATGTGGCTGAGAACCATTCACCTGTTGGTGTTGGTGAGGAGATTGAGATACAAGTGAGAAAGAAGAGGAGGTGGGAGAGTTTTGAAAAGCCGCTCTCCCTTTACGCTGAGG ATGACAACCAGTGGATGACTTTTCTCTGTGGCCAAAAGAGAAAACGAAGTTGTCACAGCTCTCATGTGAACGATTTCCATCCTCATACACCTCAAATATCCATCACCAGCCTTCAGTCCACTGATGTTGCTGAGGAAAGtgagagaaagaggagaaggaCTGACAGTCCTGAAAAGCTGCTCTCCTGTAAAGTCCAGAAGTCCAGCAGCAGCTCTAGTCAGGAGGACCAGACTTCTGTTCAGATCCACAAGAAGAGTTCTGAAG GTGACATTCTGGACCGGTATGAACTCGGCAAGGAGATTGGAGAGGGAGGATTTGGCAGCGTCTATGAAGGGAAGCACTTGGAGGATGGCCTtgag GTGGCAGTAAAAATTGCCAGAAAGCCATCGAACATGAAATACATCAACATC GCTGGTCATCCTGAGCCCCTTCCTTTAGAGATCGGCCTGTTGATACTGGCTCATAGAGGTGGCAAGGTTCCAGAGATTATTGAGCTTCTGGACTGGCAGGACCAGCAGGATTGTTACATCATGATCCTGGAAAGACCTTCACCATGTGTAGATCTGTTGGACTTCATAATGTCTCTCGGCTCCATCACTGAACTCCAGGCTCAAAAGATCATGGAGCAGGCAACAACGGCCGGTCTCATGTGCTGCAGACGTGGGGTATTTCACCGAGACATAAAGCTGGAGAACCTGCTGGTCAACACGGACACGCTGGAGGTCAAGCTAATTGACTTTGGCTGTGGGGCTCTTCTCCAGGATTCTGGCTATGACAGTTTCTGTG GCACAAAGGAGTACTTCCCACCGGAGTACTACCTAGACGACGAATACCATGCAGAACCATCCACTGTATGGTCTTTAGGAGTTCTGTTATTCCTGCTGCTGTGTCAACGATTTCCTGAAGTCACGGACACGCAGAGGATCGATGATGGAAACTGGACTGAGCCTGGATTGTCAGAAG AATGCTGTGACTTGATTCAAGCTCTCCTGCAGGAAAACCCAAGCCAGCGGATTCCTCTGGAAGAAATCATTCTCCATCAATGGTTTAAG GTCAAGGAATAA
- the LOC137487295 gene encoding serine/threonine-protein kinase pim-2-like isoform X1: protein MALKRKRCSQGTQVYDFHTRTPPTSSANVAENHSPVGVGEEIEIQVRKKRRWESFEKPLSLYAEDDNQWMTFLCGQKRKRSCHSSHVNDFHPHTPQISITSLQSTDVAEESERKRRRTDSPEKLLSCKVQKSSSSSSQEDQTSVQIHKKSSEGDILDRYELGKEIGEGGFGSVYEGKHLEDGLEVAVKIARKPSNMKYINIAGHPEPLPLEIGLLILAHRGGKVPEIIELLDWQDQQDCYIMILERPSPCVDLLDFIMSLGSITELQAQKIMEQATTAGLMCCRRGVFHRDIKLENLLVNTDTLEVKLIDFGCGALLQDSGYDSFCGTKEYFPPEYYLDDEYHAEPSTVWSLGVLLFLLLCQRFPEVTDTQRIDDGNWTEPGLSEECCDLIQALLQENPSQRIPLEEIILHQWFKVLNCRSASNDLENRFSFHLKKVFFIVHFMVFVYCDESESITLIWCVSECFRSRNKQ, encoded by the exons ATGGCATTGAAAAGAAAGCGTTGTTCTCAAGGAACTCAGGTGTATGATTTCCATACTCGTACACCTCCAACATCCAGCGCCAATGTGGCTGAGAACCATTCACCTGTTGGTGTTGGTGAGGAGATTGAGATACAAGTGAGAAAGAAGAGGAGGTGGGAGAGTTTTGAAAAGCCGCTCTCCCTTTACGCTGAGG ATGACAACCAGTGGATGACTTTTCTCTGTGGCCAAAAGAGAAAACGAAGTTGTCACAGCTCTCATGTGAACGATTTCCATCCTCATACACCTCAAATATCCATCACCAGCCTTCAGTCCACTGATGTTGCTGAGGAAAGtgagagaaagaggagaaggaCTGACAGTCCTGAAAAGCTGCTCTCCTGTAAAGTCCAGAAGTCCAGCAGCAGCTCTAGTCAGGAGGACCAGACTTCTGTTCAGATCCACAAGAAGAGTTCTGAAG GTGACATTCTGGACCGGTATGAACTCGGCAAGGAGATTGGAGAGGGAGGATTTGGCAGCGTCTATGAAGGGAAGCACTTGGAGGATGGCCTtgag GTGGCAGTAAAAATTGCCAGAAAGCCATCGAACATGAAATACATCAACATC GCTGGTCATCCTGAGCCCCTTCCTTTAGAGATCGGCCTGTTGATACTGGCTCATAGAGGTGGCAAGGTTCCAGAGATTATTGAGCTTCTGGACTGGCAGGACCAGCAGGATTGTTACATCATGATCCTGGAAAGACCTTCACCATGTGTAGATCTGTTGGACTTCATAATGTCTCTCGGCTCCATCACTGAACTCCAGGCTCAAAAGATCATGGAGCAGGCAACAACGGCCGGTCTCATGTGCTGCAGACGTGGGGTATTTCACCGAGACATAAAGCTGGAGAACCTGCTGGTCAACACGGACACGCTGGAGGTCAAGCTAATTGACTTTGGCTGTGGGGCTCTTCTCCAGGATTCTGGCTATGACAGTTTCTGTG GCACAAAGGAGTACTTCCCACCGGAGTACTACCTAGACGACGAATACCATGCAGAACCATCCACTGTATGGTCTTTAGGAGTTCTGTTATTCCTGCTGCTGTGTCAACGATTTCCTGAAGTCACGGACACGCAGAGGATCGATGATGGAAACTGGACTGAGCCTGGATTGTCAGAAG AATGCTGTGACTTGATTCAAGCTCTCCTGCAGGAAAACCCAAGCCAGCGGATTCCTCTGGAAGAAATCATTCTCCATCAATGGTTTAAGGTACTGAACTGTAGATCAGCTTCTAATGATTTGGAAAATAGATTCTcctttcatttgaaaaaagttttttttattgtacattttatggtttttgtttattGTGACGAATCTGAATCAATAACCTTGATTTGgtgtgtgtctgaatgtttcAGGTCAAGGAATAAGCAATAA